TGAGCAGTATCGTCTTGGAAATGACTTCCATTTGCCCAGCCCCAGACAGGTCCAGAGATGGAGGCTCAAAGGTGGAGGCCACAGGCCTGTTCTGGGCCCCTGGGAACTCTGTGGTGACTTAACCTCTGCCTCCCCTTGCAGACATCACTCTGGATTGCGACCTGAACTGTGAGGGCAGGCAGAACAGGAGCTTTGTGGACAAGGTAGGGCATCTCGGCCTGGGGCCAGCAAGGGGTGTGGAGTTTggaactttatttacagaaacaggcattgggctggatttggcctgtgggctggAGTGTGCTAACCCCCTGATCTAGGTGAAAAGGAAATCTACCAACTATGAAACTGGTGAAGAACTTTGGGCTGCATCGTGGTGGTACTTAGTGCAGTGGGAATTCAGAGGAGAAGGTCAAGGTGGACGGGGTGAGCAAGGGAGACTTCCTGGAAGCGAGTCCACTTGAGCTGGGCTCTAAAGGGATGCAAGAGGGAGAgtattccaggtggagggaacagcaggaGCCAAGGCCAGGcgggagggatggatggatttAGAATCAGAATTTTGCTCGTTGAGAGAGAGGACATTGGCTGGAGATTCATCACAGACAGCCATGAAAGGCAGCTGTTAGTTTGGACTCGATGatgggggcagtggggagccattgcGGTTTCTTGAGCAGGAGGTGCTACAGTGAGAGCGGACCTGTCCTCTCACTGTAGGGTGacgagaggcagaggcagggttAGGACGCCAGCTAGGAGGTTGCCGGGGAGGGAGGCCCACGCCCCCCTCATCAGCACTGCTTGTCATTGGCAGCGCCAGTGGGTCTGGGGGCCCAGTGGATATGGAGCCATCCTGCTGGTAAACTGTGACAAGGATGATCTGAACTGCAGTGACCAAGACAACCATGACCAGCACGTGCACTCCCTGCAAGGTGAGGGGCCAGGGGGCCCGTGTCCCTGGTAGTCCTGGGTCATTGCTCAGTGACCCCGCCGGGACTCCGATCCACAGGGGTGGCTCTGAAGGCAGATCTCGGGGTCACAGTTCCAACTCCCGGGCATGCCTCGTGTTCCTCAAAACCTGCCTTGGGCTGGCAGCTGCCCCTCCCAACACCCCGAGTGCCAGTAGGCACTCACGCACCAGGGCGGGACTCTGACAATGAGCTACCCACCTTTCTCTCCCTGTGGAGCAGAGAATGCTAACattatttgagcacctactgtgtgccaggccctttcCAGAAGTTCTCTGTTTGGCTCTACAGACCTGGAAGACATGTCCGTTATGGTGGTACGGACCCAGGGCCCCGCTGCCCTCTTCGATGACCACAGACTTGTCCTCCACACCTCCAGCTATGACGCCAAGAGGACACGGGTCTTCCACGCCTGTGGTGAGTTCATGCCCCCCTCGCCGCTGCCAGGGGGCCTCGTTTCCTGCCTTGGTCCGGTGGGCAGGCCCTGCTCAGGCCACTCGGGCTGCCTTGGGGGCCAGAGTAAGAACAGTCAGATGTGTGAGCTCTGGAACTGGTTGGCTGGCCCGAGGTTGttttattggatgaatgaatttttaaaatatattttaagcacaTTTAGAAATGATtatcaaaaatttcaaatttttgataataaacacaaaagtagagaaaacagtGTAACACATCCCCAGAGGCCAGCCACCCAGAGTCAGCAGTGACACTCTTCGCCTCTCTTGCTTCACCTGTCCCTTCCTGCttgctgaaatatttttacaCCAGTCCCAGGCATCGTGGATGTTGTCCCTACAAAAATTCAATGTGCATCTCCCaatatacaaaacaacaaaacaaaatgaccgCTGATTGCTTCACGTTGCCACAATGCCATTATCACAAATACaagcaagaatataaaatacctttcaaaaacGCAAATGTATACAAGTAATAAGATGCCCATTTTTGAAGAGAGCAAATACAGAAGTATGTAAAGTAAGAAAAGAGCGtcctctctctctacctctaaACCTGTCTCTTTAAACGTATTCACTCTTAACAATTTGGTATGTATTCTTCCGGACGTTTTTTCTATGTgctctaagtgtgtgtgtgtgtgtgtgtgtgtgtgtgtgtgtgtgtggtgtgggcaTATTCTGCTTTCCAACCTGTTTCATTGAATCATAGATCTGACATatctttctgtgtatttatttggttgttttgttctttcccacagctgcatagtattccaaaGCATGCAGGTTCTGTAACTTACCCGGTCCCCTGAAGATAGGATTGTTTACAGTGTTTTGATTTAACAATAAAGgtcccttgagggcagggaccttgctCATGGCTGTATCCTGAGTCTAGAGCTGTGCCTCATagatacatagtaggtgctcagtaaatatttgttcaatgaatatgTAAATAACCAGGGAACCCcctgtgtatatattttgtagGAAATATGcctagaagtggaactgctggttAAGGGTAGACATTACTTTGTGAGATGCTGCCAACCTGTCCTCCCAGCTGCCTAGCCAGCCCCAGCCTTGCCCACACTGGGTATTAagtatctttctctcttttgccaGTGGGAGGTGAGAGGCAGGATTTTTCTGGCCTGCATAGCTCTCCTGCATCACTCACACTCCCCAGGTCCACCAGGGAGTCACAGTCGCTGCTTCCATCCATCCCAGGTCCTGAGGACTCGTGCGAGGCTTACAGACACGTGCTGGGACAGGGCAAGCTGTCCTACGAGGTGCCGCGCTTCCATGGGGACGAAGAGCGCTTCTTTGTGGAGGGCCTCTCCTTCCCTGATGCTGGCTTCACGGGGCTTGTGTTTTTCCACATCACCCTGTTGGACGACTCCAATGAGGTAGGGGGTGGCCAGGCAGAGAGGGTGACCAAAGGGCTCCATTCCTGAGAGAGACCGGTACCGCTGGTGTGAAAGACCCCAGACTTCTCGACCACTCCCCTGGATCCTCTCTAGAAACTAAGACAGGAGTGGTTTGCTGAGGGCCACCAGGTCCTCGGCTCGCCCAGGCCTCTGGACTCCGAGCCAGTGCTGTCcactctgcccctcccctgcagGATTTCTCCGAGTCCCCGATCTTCACTGACACAGTGGTGTTTCGTGTGGCGCCCTGGATTATGACGCCCAGCACCCTGCCGCCCCTGGAGGTGTACGTGTGCCGGTGAGTCTGGGGGCCCTGGGGGTCCTTCTGACACTGATGGCCCCCCTGGCCTCAGGCCTGGCTCCATCCTGAGCCACTCTCCCCGGGATTATCTGCAGTGTGAGGAACAACACGTGTTTTGTGGACGCAGTGGCGGAGCTGGCCAGGAAGGCTGGCTGCAAGCTGACCATCTGCCCACAGGCTGAGAACCGCAATGACCGCTGGATCCAGGTACCACGGCCACCAGGCAGCATCCAGCTAGGACGCTGTGCTGGAAGGAGAGGCTGGCCTATCCCAACTGGGCGGGGGGCTGCTGGGCACATCCAAGAGGACCTGGGCGCTGCGATCGTCCTCCCCAGGGCTCTGCTCTTTCTAATTCTAGACCTAGAGCTCACCCACTCTCTCCAGAACTTTCTGAAGACCCAGGCACACACCTGACACTGGATTTGACACCCATTCACCCTCAGGATCTGAGCTAGGCACGGGGTGGGCACACACTCCTTGCCCTCAGAAGCCTGGACCAGCAGTTCTCAACAGAAGGCAATTTTGTCtcccaagggacatttggcaatctctggagacacttttggttgttAGGCTGAGTGGCGGTGCTACCGGCTTCTAGTGGGTAAAtgcagggatgctgctaaacatcctacagtgtaCAAGACCGTCCCCACAACCAAGAATTATCTGGTCTCAATGTCAGTGGTGCCGAGGCTGAGCCCTGATATGGTGAATTGCTGTGATAAAAATCCCCACTCCTACAATGTAAGATGGAGCAGGGGTGCCACCAAAGTGCCAGATGGGTTTGGAGGAGGGTGGCATCACCTCTGTCTGGGGGATCAGTGAAGACCTCCAGGAAGAAGGGCATCTGAACTGGACCAGATTTGGTAAACGGATGGGAATTCCTGCCATTTAGCAAGTGTGTACTGCAGGCCATGCGTCGTTGCCATAGTGTCATTCCATCTTCTTGACAACTCTCTGTCATTACCCACCTGAGGAACTCTCAGGGGGACAAATCCCCAGGGCCAAAGAGCTGGTAAGGGCCGCGCTGGGCCTCAGTAGATGGTGGATCTGGCAGGGAAccgcatgtgcaaaggcccaggggtGGGAGGCATGAGAAAGAATGTCATGTGCTCTCTTTGGTCAGGGCCAAGGTTCTGTGAAGGGCAAGAATTGAAGTGGGAGTCCTTGAATGCCGAGCTAAGGAGCTTGCATGGCTGGAGGTTCGTCCAATTAGGCAGTTCAGGGTAGGACTGCAGAGTGCGATGAGCTGGGCTGCTGATTAGATATGTGCCTGTGGACAAAAAACCCCCCACAAAATTAGACCTCTCTGctcctcacttttctcatctgtaacatggggtaATAATAGCGCTTGTGCATGGGTGGGACATGAGCATTAAtggagttaatatttataaagggcttagggcagggcctggcacataatagtgAGCTTCTCACTGGACATGTAGTTTGTCAGCGCTGAGCCATCTTTGCCTCCAGGACCAGTGGGGTCAGGGCATGTTTATGGGTCTGAGAAGGAGACAGAGCTGTACCTCCTAAGGTCCCTTCAGCCCTGTCTAGCCATCAACCCCTCCTGACCACGTGTGGAGGCCAGAGGAGTGGGTGATGCCAGCAGCCTGCTTGTCCAAGCCAGGCCACCCCGACTCTCCCTCTGTGTCTGCTCTGCCCTGACCTAGCATGgggactcgcccaaggtcacctCCATGTTCCCGTTCATTCCTGGCCTGTCTTGCTGTCTTTGACTCAGTATTCCCATCTGAAGAATGGGAAGCCACTCCTGCCCCATCTTTAAGGAGCTCGGAACCCAGCAAGTTGGTTCAGGCTCTTCCTGGTGAGcatcccctcccctgccccaccaccCTGACTCTGTTTCCCCTACCAGGGTCCAGATTTCGGCTATGTGACTCGGGAACCACTAGGCAAGTGCACCCCGTCTCTGAGCCTCGAGCCCCTCCTCCATCCAGCAGCCATCACCACCTTTGCCCTCTTCACCCCCAAAGGCAAAGTTCCCTGAGGCAGAGAACTCTCGTAACATCTTCCCCAAGGAGCTCAGTGCCAGACAAGTGGGGAAGACTGTCCACAGCTGGGCGTCTGTCTCGTTCACAGGACGAGATGGAGCTGGGCTACGTTCAGGCGCCACACAAGACCTTCCCGGTGGTCTTTGACTCTCCAAGGAACGGGGAACTGCAGGACTTCCCTTTCAAAAGGATACTGGTGAGTGGTCCAGGCCACGGCCCAGCCTTGAGGGCCGAGGGACATTACCCGAGGGCCACACCGGGGTGAGGGATACGGAGGACAGCACTGGGAAACCTTTTCTTCAGAGCCAGGTACActtcaatttaaatttcagataaacaatgagtGTCTTTTTGGCATAAGTATGTCCCAAACATCGCATAGGACATGCTTATACTgaaaaatatgtgttgttttgctgaaattcaaatttaactgcacatcctgtatttttatttactaaatctaGTAGCCCTGGATGGGGGAGGCAGGTCAGTACAGcaagaacacaggctttggagtcagagcaacccagctctgtcactcacatgctgtgtgaccttgcatgagtcacttcccctctctgagccccagtatCCTCATCAGTAAAAATGATATTACAGCTCTGGCCTCAGGTGTTTGTGAGACTTCTCCAGGCCTACACTGAGAAAGCATCCAACACAGTTAGTTGGTATTATTATTGGTGATACCAGTAGGACATCTCTTGCTGTCATAGAGAGTAGAAGGCCTCACCAACGTCCCATGGGATCACACCGGTGGTAGGGGCTCTCATCCCTTAAGTTCCTTCTAACAGGTGACTCTGAAGAGTTCTCCCCTTTTCCAGAATTGAGAGACTGAGGCTTGGAGGGTCATCACCAGCCTCTTGGTCCCCAGGGACAGGCCACTCTAAAGCAGCCAGATACCTGCCCTTGGGCTGGACTTGGCAGAAAGGAGGTACAGAGAGTGAGGGGGTGGTCATGGCCTCAGGCTCCATGACCTAATGAGGCGTGGGAGCAACCAGAGCCCTCTCTGCTATCTCCCTGTGACCACGAGGAATAACATGTTCTAATATGGCAGCAGGGCCAGAAGGCCTGTGTATGTTTCCCAACTGTGGCCACTGTGTATGCATGAAATGTTGAATAGGTCAGATTCCTGTCTTTGACTCAGTATTCCCATCTGAAGAATGGGAAGCCACTCCCGCCCCATCTTTAAGGAACTCGGAACCCAGCAAGTTGGTTCAGGCTCTTCCTGGTGAGcatcccctcccctgccccgccaccctgactcagtttcccctacCAGGGTCCAGATTTCGGCTATGTGACTCGGGAACCACAAGACAGCTCTGTGAGTGGCTTGGACTCCTTCGGGAACCTGGAGGTCAGCCCCCCGGTGGTGGCCAACGGGAAAGAGTACCCTCTGGGGAGAATCCTCATTGGGGGCAACCTGCCTGGGTgagaggggagcagggagaggttCCTGGGGTGGAgtctgagggtgggggtggtgatggtggctgGGGGTGGTGAGTGGCCATTTCACTCCTCAGAGAGAACCAGAAGGAAGGAGTGACGAGATTGTAATCGCAGATGGGGTGGGAGTTGGGGTGGTAGGCTGTTCAGTGGGCACTGTCCACACTTACTTCAGGGAATCTGAGAAGGCTAGAGCCAGCCGGGACCTAAGAGATCATTCAGCCCAACTCTTTCATTTTACAAGTGGGCCCAGAGAGGGTGAATGACCTGGAAAGGTCACACAGAATACAAACTTATGACTTGATTTACCATAGGTCTTCTGATTCAGGAAATCAATAGATGCTGCTCTCAATTAATCGTTACaggagaaaaagctttcagtctcAACAGTCCTGGGAGAAAGTGCATTTAAGTCAAAGCTTGTTCATACTATGGTGCAAATGACGAATATCAGGTCTTTTCCTGAGAGCAGAAGGGAGGTATAGGACATGAAAAGTGagatggcacacacacacacacacacacacacacagtaatagATTATGTCTTATTCAACATGTGACACCTGCGTactgatggaaaagaaaagaaattatatggTAATGGTTTTTTGCTGTAGAACAGACCAAGACATAGAGCCAACCAAATTCAGCAAAGCCATTAGAACAGACTTGGGATCAAATAACTGATGAATCAAGAAGCTTTGGAGGGACAGACTGCCCTCCAACACATCACCCCACAGAAAGAGGAAGTTTGGGCTATGCCATTAGCTCCTTCTTCAGAAGGCAAAGAAGAATGGGGTTTAAGTTCACGACCATAAAATGCTGGGGCTGTGAGGCCCCTCGGGGGTGATCTTGTCCACCTGTCTCCTCAGTGATGTACAGGAAAACTCAGTGATGTTGCAGCTGGAAAAATGGGAGATCAACTCAAAGAGGAACGACTGGATATGGGGGACAGAGTATAAGGGTGAAATCAGTCTCTGAGAACGTGAGGATGGTGTCTGAGGGTGGTTCTGAGGATTTGCCTGGATGGTAAGACCTGGGTGGGTCACTGACCTGCTGTGATTGACCTGTCCTGCGTCTGCCTCATTGAGAACTCACCTTGAGtggaattttataatatgtatatatttattgtctTTCCTGCTTACACAAGCAATGCATGTTTTGgggtgttgggtttttttttggtttttttgtggtttttttggtagatattgcAGAAATCTTGAACTCTTGTCATTCCATTTCTGCATaggtgtgtgtggttttgtttgtttgtttgtttgtttgtttgctttttagttaAGCAACTTTTTTTAACCCCTTGGGTCCCAGGTCGAGTGGCCGCAGGGTCACCCAGGTAGTACGGGACTTCCTTCACGCACAGAGGGTGCAGCCACCCGTGGAGCTCTTTGTGGACTGGTTGGCCGTGGGCCATGTGGATGAGTTTCTAAGCTTCGTTCCTGCCCTCGATGGGAAGGTAAGGACTTGGGTGACATGACTGTCCCCAGTGTCTGGGTCAGGGGGTGAGGTCCAAGGAGCTCTGCTGAGGCCAGGGAGCTCAGCTGAGTCTGCTCTCTCCACACAGGGCTTCCGGATGCTCCTGGCCAGCCCTGACGCCTGCTTCAAGCTCTTCCAGGAAAAGCGGAAGTGGGGCTATGGCAGGGCCCTCCTGTTTGAAGGGGTTGTTGGTGGGTACCAGTGCTGTGTCCCTTATCACAGCTTTCCAACCTCCCTCACCTAAAGCAAGACACATTGTGGTTTGAGAGAGGGATGGCAAATTTTAAAGCTGGGATGTTCCCTCAAAATTCAGGAACCTCCAATCCTGCCACTGCACACCTTGCTCCAGCAGCCACCATTGCCCGTGGCTGGGGCAAAACTGGCAGGGAACACCGTGGTGGATGATGGGCCTGGGGTGGACACGGACAGAATGGATACCCTCCCAGCTTCATGGGATGTGACCAGTGCAGTCGCACAGGGCCCTCTGCTCAGAAGGGCCCCTCGCTTGGGGTTTAATGCTCCAcagtcactgtcttgaaattctaaataatttgtgCATTGTGAGTAAACTCTGATTGATCAATGGAGCAGCTCTTGGGGGTTTGGAGCCTGGGCTCATGAAAGGGCCCATGAACAGTCTGACCTCCTGTCACCTCCTAGGGTTGAGTTCCCTCCACCCACTCCCCTTTCCTTGGGGCCTCAGCCCCAAGCTTCCCCTCCCTGCCCGTGCCCAGCCCTCCGCCCCCAGCGGGGgcctgtgtgtgtggagggttgGGCACACGTGCCCCTCAACCTCTCAGGAAGGGGCCTGGCCTCAGTCAGCTCCGTCTTGGACAGAGGCAGTGCCATGGGGTACGTCGTGGGCAATTTGGTAGGGTTGAGCCTCTTGCCCATCTCTGAGCCCAGCAGGTACCTAGCCTATCCTGGTACAGAGTCTGTAATACCCTCGGAGGTCGGCTATTCGCCATCGCTGGGGTGGTGGGCCTGTGTGAAGGGGAGATGTCCATGTGTGTCCCCCAGCTCTCTGGCTGGGATGGGCCAAGTCCCAGCTGGACTCCCGTTGCTGTTAGGGTCTATACTCACCCCATGGTGTCCCCATGCCCAAAGGAGCTCAACATCAAATAGTACCATGACAGGGCAAGAGAAAGgctgtggaagaaagaaaaagctttagATTTTAGTACCTTTAATGGCACTTTTTTCTGCTCGGGAGGTTGCTGGTTGGGGCTAGAGTAGGTGCCAAGCTTGCTGGGATGGCTGTCGAATTCCCAGCCCCACCAAGACTGTGTGACTCCTAGAGGGTCCTTCCTCTCTGACAGGGACTCTGGGGGTCTCAGGGTAGAGACCCTTTGGCTGTCAGCATGGTAGATTTTCTTGGCCTCATGGGAGGTAAATAATACCCTGGGCCAAACTTATTCCGAAAGGAAAGCTTCTGAAGAACTTAGAAACTCCCAAGTATAACTTCCCACACCCTCTTTCTCTCCATTCACTACGGTCACCCCCTCTCCATTCACTATGAGATCCCGGCTGCAAAGTGTAAGAAACACAGGCTTCTCCAACCCCACTGCTTCGTGGTGTGCAGGAGATGCCCATCTTGCAGATGGCAGGTGGGTCCGGGAGGGCCATCTCCTTTCCTTTGGTCAAAGTCTGAGGCCCTTTGTGAGCACTGGGCTTGGATTTGATCATAAGCCCCCCACTCCCATTTCCTAGCTGTAAGACCTTGGGCACGTCTTTtacctctttgaacctcagtttcttcatctgtaaagtggggataacaaTGCAACCCAACCTTGCGGGATTGCAGTGAGGGTTAAATGGCGTACTGATGCAGACTACTCGGGGCCTGCGTGTGGTAAGAGCTGAATAAACGGCAGCTGTGAGGATTGTAGGCTGTTGGCTCTGACCTCCCCTTCCCTGTCCAGCCTCATCTCCTTGGGCACCCCAACACGCAGGCAGGAAAGCCACGCCTCTCGGGAGCTCCATGCTTCACCACTTAGAGGACAGGGAGAAGGTCCAATGGTGTCCACCACAGCCGGCTTTAATGGGTCGTGGATGACCTAGCCCCACCACCAATAGACAAAAGAAGAGGAAGCATCACCCAATGCCCTGAGAGAGGGGGTCGATAAATTTCTAATAAAAGGCATTACCACTTCCAGTGAATTCAAATAAAAGTCTAAAGTTCATAGCGCTGTGGCCCCCTCCCACTCCTCACACACCCAGATTTGCACAGTGGCCAAGCTGAGCTCTGTTGGGTGGTACCTACCAGTGCCCAGAAAGGCCAGAGAACTGCTGACTCAGCAAGACCAGTCGCTATGAACTTGGCCTCCGCCTGGCTGTTTCCCAGAGCAGGTGGCCCTCAGTACTGGTGTTCCTGGCCCTGCTTTcatgtctccctctctccttcccaggtAATGTGCAGGACACCATCTCCATCAACCAGGTCCTCTCCAATAAAAACCTCATCAGCTACAATAAGTTTGTGCAGGTACAAGGGCCACGGGCTGTGAGTAGAAGGTGGGCATGGCGAGGGACAGGGATGGGGATAGACACCTGAGGCTTACAGTTCACGGACGTTCAGGCTGGAACAGGCCCAGACAGAGGGTGTCTAACCCTCTCCTTTGACCCAAGAGAAAAGTGGGAGTAAGCCATGTGCATGTGGGAGGacaagcattccaggcagagagaaaagtaCAGACGATGGCCCTGAGGTAGAACAATGGAGCTTGGAGTGTATGAGGCGGAGCCAGGAGGCCGATGGGGTTACATGAGACCTTGGAGGACGTTGCTAGGACATTAGCTGTGAGACTGGAGGCCACTGGGGGATTGGAGCCGAGGAGGGACCTGATCTGGCTTAGGCTCTGAAAGCATCTCTCTGTGGCTGTGTTGAGACTATATCATTGTATCATGACTGAGGGTGTGGGAGGTGACAGTAGGTCCCCACAGAAAACATATGGTACCTCAAGCTGGATAACTAGAAAAGTTTAATCAGGGATCAGCCTCCCAGAGCACAGAACAGAGAAGACGCATGGTGTGTCTGGAAAGGCAAACAATATCCAGGATCCTGCAAGCAGCAAATGCCAAGATGGGGTTAAACATGCAAGGATTTTATCAGGGAAAATGCCTGTaccaggaaagaggaagagagctgGAGGAAACTGGGAGAGTGGACCCGgagtgaaggagaaggaaggcagGCTAGGAGATAGAAACTGGGGAGTTGTCACTGTCGAGATGGTGTTTAAAATATGAGACTAAAAGAGATCCCTTAAGTAGTGAAGCAtctagagaaaggaagagggtcAAGGATGGAACACTCTGGAACACTCATTTTGCACCAGCCAGTAGGATAGGACGGTGAAGGGTGGGACACAGCACAGGTATATTCTGATGGGCCACAACGACAAGGTTTGTGTGCAGGGTGGTCCGTGGTCACCTGGGCAGCCCACTTGTCCTTAACCAGACATGATCTCTTGGGGCGTCCAACACACACTGACCAGGGCTCCCCCACTCTGCCTCCGCTCCCCACCTCCCAGAGCTGCATCGACTGGAATCGGGAGCTGCTGAAGCGGGAGCTGGGCCTGACGGAGCGGGACATCGTGGATATCCCCCAGCTCTTCAAGACCGAGAAGAAAAAGGCAGTGGCCTTCTTCCCTGACTTGGTGAGGCCACCATCGTGACTTAAGGTTTCATCAAATTAGGCTTCAAGCCTGCACTCCCCAGA
The Rhinolophus ferrumequinum isolate MPI-CBG mRhiFer1 chromosome 9, mRhiFer1_v1.p, whole genome shotgun sequence genome window above contains:
- the PADI3 gene encoding protein-arginine deiminase type-3, encoding MSLQRIVRVSLEHPTSAVCVAGVETLVDIYGSVPEGTEMFEVYGTPGVDIYISPSTERGRERADTRRWPCDAGMEIIVVLNSPSNDLNDSHVQISYYCSQKPLPLAYAVLYLTCVDITLDCDLNCEGRQNRSFVDKRQWVWGPSGYGAILLVNCDKDDLNCSDQDNHDQHVHSLQDLEDMSVMVVRTQGPAALFDDHRLVLHTSSYDAKRTRVFHACGPEDSCEAYRHVLGQGKLSYEVPRFHGDEERFFVEGLSFPDAGFTGLVFFHITLLDDSNEDFSESPIFTDTVVFRVAPWIMTPSTLPPLEVYVCRVRNNTCFVDAVAELARKAGCKLTICPQAENRNDRWIQDEMELGYVQAPHKTFPVVFDSPRNGELQDFPFKRILGPDFGYVTREPQDSSVSGLDSFGNLEVSPPVVANGKEYPLGRILIGGNLPGSSGRRVTQVVRDFLHAQRVQPPVELFVDWLAVGHVDEFLSFVPALDGKGFRMLLASPDACFKLFQEKRKWGYGRALLFEGVVGNVQDTISINQVLSNKNLISYNKFVQSCIDWNRELLKRELGLTERDIVDIPQLFKTEKKKAVAFFPDLVNMLVLGKHLGIPKPFGPIVNGRCCLEEKVRSLLEPLGLHCTFIDDFTPYHMLHGEVHCGTNVRREPFSFKWWHMVP